From a single Anoplolepis gracilipes chromosome 3, ASM4749672v1, whole genome shotgun sequence genomic region:
- the Kri gene encoding uracil phosphoribosyltransferase homolog, with protein MGSTDTTTKLLNDNHEIEEYGTNLKILPCNNQVKELQTILRDKNTTRSDFKFYADRLIRLVIEESLNQLPFTKCVVTTPTGAKYKGLKYQKGNCGVSIVRSGEAMEQGLRDCCRSIRIGKILVESDADTHEARVVYAKFPDDISERKVLLMYPIMSTGNTVIKAIAVLKEHNVLEENIILSNLFCTPIAAKSLVTAFPKMKILTSEIHTVAPNHFGQKYFGCTRVVVETPSIQEKDN; from the exons ATGGGAAGCACGGACACCACAACGAAATTGCTGAACGATAATCACGAAATCGAGGAGTACGGGACGAACTTGAAAATTCTACCCTGCAACAACCAGGTGAAAGAGTTGCAAACCATTTTACGGGATAA GAATACCACAAGGAGCGATTTCAAGTTTTATGCTGATCGTTTG atCAGACTAGTTATTGAAGAGAGTTTGAACCAATTGCCTTTTACAAAATGTGTGGTAACAACTCCAACTGGTGCCAAATATAAAGGTTTAAAATATCAGAAGGGAAATTGTGGTGTATCTATAGTAAGAAGTGGAGAGGCTATGGAACag GGTTTAAGAGATTGTTGTCGTAGTATCAGAATTGGTAAGATATTGGTAGAAAGTGATGCAGACACTCATGAAGCTAGAGTAGTTTATGCTAAATTCCCAGATGATATATCTGAAAGAAAAGTCTTATTGATGTATCCAATAATGA GTACAGGAAATACTGTTATAAAAGCTATAGCTGTACTGAAAGAGCATAATGTgcttgaagaaaatattattctatcaaatttattctgtacACCAATCGCAGCCAAATCTCTAGTCACTGCCTTTCCTAAG ATGAAGATTTTAACATCAGAGATCCATACTGTTGCACCAAATCATTTTGGACAAAAATACTTTG GCTGTACTCGTGTCGTAGTGGAGACACCAAGTATACAAGAGAAAGATAATTGA